The following coding sequences lie in one Pseudomonas monsensis genomic window:
- a CDS encoding DnaJ C-terminal domain-containing protein, translating into MDFKDYYKILGVEPTADDKAIKAAYRKLARKYHPDVSKEKDAEAKFKDASEAYEALKSADKRAEYDELRRYGQHGQPFQGPPGWQSRGGFGGGGGDTGDFSDFFSSIFGNRGPGFGGGEGRQQRSTGRRGQDVEMELPIFLEETLANESKKVTFQVPQYNANGQHVSNTSKSLNVKIPAGVTDGERIRLKGQGAPGIGGGANGDLYLTIRFAPHPKFDVEGENLIITLPLAPWELALGAEVAVPTLTGKINLKVPAGSQNGQRMRAKGHGLKNKAGERGYLFVQLKAVMPKASDDEVKALWQELAKKAAFNPRENF; encoded by the coding sequence ATGGACTTCAAAGACTATTACAAGATACTCGGCGTGGAGCCGACGGCGGACGACAAGGCGATCAAGGCGGCCTATCGCAAGCTGGCGCGCAAATACCACCCGGATGTCAGCAAGGAAAAAGACGCCGAGGCCAAGTTCAAGGATGCCTCGGAAGCCTATGAAGCGCTGAAAAGCGCCGACAAGCGCGCCGAATACGACGAACTGCGCCGCTATGGCCAGCATGGTCAGCCGTTCCAGGGCCCACCGGGCTGGCAGAGCCGTGGCGGCTTTGGCGGCGGCGGTGGCGACACCGGCGACTTCTCGGACTTCTTCAGTTCGATCTTCGGCAATCGCGGCCCCGGTTTCGGTGGCGGCGAAGGTCGGCAACAACGCAGTACCGGGCGCCGGGGACAAGACGTGGAAATGGAACTGCCGATCTTCCTCGAGGAGACGCTGGCGAACGAGTCGAAGAAGGTCACCTTCCAGGTGCCGCAATACAACGCCAACGGCCAGCACGTCAGCAACACCAGCAAGAGCCTGAACGTGAAGATCCCGGCGGGCGTGACCGACGGCGAGCGCATCCGCCTCAAGGGCCAGGGTGCACCTGGGATCGGTGGCGGGGCCAATGGCGATCTGTACCTGACCATTCGCTTTGCGCCGCACCCGAAATTCGATGTCGAAGGCGAAAACCTGATCATCACCCTGCCGCTGGCGCCGTGGGAACTGGCGCTGGGCGCTGAAGTGGCCGTGCCGACCCTGACCGGCAAGATCAACCTCAAGGTGCCGGCGGGCAGCCAGAACGGCCAGCGCATGCGCGCCAAGGGTCATGGTTTGAAAAACAAGGCCGGTGAGCGCGGTTATCTGTTCGTGCAGCTCAAAGCCGTGATGCCGAAAGCCTCGGACGATGAGGTCAAGGCGCTGTGGCAGGAACTGGCGAAGAAAGCCGCCTTCAATCCGCGAGAGAACTTCTGA
- a CDS encoding chaperone modulator CbpM: MSSPLIVQLDLAEFCEAADLSDAYVIEIVEHGILEPQGAQPREWRFTDYELALAKRAAKLRRELELEWEGVALALDLLEEVRELRAENRMLRQRLGRLVVE; this comes from the coding sequence ATGAGCAGCCCCCTGATCGTTCAACTGGACTTGGCAGAATTCTGTGAGGCGGCCGATTTGTCGGATGCCTACGTGATCGAAATCGTCGAACACGGCATCCTCGAACCTCAGGGTGCACAGCCCCGGGAATGGCGCTTCACCGATTACGAACTGGCCTTGGCCAAACGTGCGGCGAAATTGCGCCGCGAACTGGAACTGGAGTGGGAAGGCGTCGCCCTGGCGCTGGATCTGCTGGAAGAAGTGCGCGAGTTGCGCGCCGAGAACCGCATGTTGCGCCAGCGCTTGGGGCGGTTGGTGGTTGAGTAG
- the ureC gene encoding urease subunit alpha — translation MKISRQAYADMFGPTVGDKVRLADTELWIEVEKDFTTYGEEVKFGGGKVIRDGQGQSQLLAAEVVDTLITNALIIDHWGIVKADVGLKDGRIAAIGKAGNPDVQPDVTIAIGASTEVIAGEGMILTAGGIDTHIHFICPQQIEEALMSGVTTMIGGGTGPATGTNATTCTSGPWHLARMLQAADAFPMNIGLTGKGNASLPEPLIEQVKAGAIGLKLHEDWGTTPASIDNCLNVADQYDVQVAIHTDTLNESGFVETTLGAFKGRTIHTYHTEGAGGGHAPDIIKACGFPNVLPSSTNPTRPFTRNTIDEHLDMLMVCHHLDPSIAEDVAFAESRIRRETIAAEDILHDLGAFSMISSDSQAMGRVGEVITRTWQTADKMKKQRGPLPQDGAGNDNFRAKRYIAKYTINPAITHGISHEVGSVEVGKWADLVLWRPAFFGVKPTLILKGGAIAASLMGDANASIPTPQPVHYRPMFASYGGSLHATSLTFISQAAQEAGLPEALGLKKKIGVVKGCRDVQKTDLIHNDYLPNIDVDPQTYQVKADGVLLWCEPAETLPMAQRYFLF, via the coding sequence ATGAAGATCTCCCGTCAAGCCTACGCCGACATGTTCGGCCCCACCGTCGGCGACAAGGTGCGCCTGGCCGATACCGAGTTGTGGATCGAAGTCGAAAAGGACTTCACCACCTACGGCGAAGAAGTGAAATTCGGCGGCGGCAAAGTGATCCGCGATGGCCAGGGCCAGAGCCAGTTGCTCGCGGCCGAAGTGGTCGACACCTTGATCACCAACGCGCTGATCATCGACCACTGGGGCATCGTCAAGGCCGACGTCGGCCTCAAGGACGGGCGCATCGCCGCGATCGGCAAGGCCGGCAACCCGGACGTGCAGCCCGACGTGACCATCGCCATCGGCGCCAGCACCGAAGTGATCGCCGGTGAAGGCATGATCCTCACCGCCGGCGGCATCGACACCCATATTCACTTCATCTGCCCGCAGCAGATCGAAGAAGCGCTGATGAGCGGCGTCACCACCATGATCGGCGGCGGCACCGGGCCTGCCACCGGCACCAACGCCACCACCTGCACCTCCGGCCCGTGGCACCTGGCGCGCATGCTCCAGGCCGCCGACGCGTTCCCGATGAACATAGGCCTCACCGGCAAGGGCAACGCCAGCCTGCCGGAGCCGTTGATCGAGCAGGTCAAGGCCGGTGCCATCGGCCTCAAGCTGCACGAAGACTGGGGCACCACCCCGGCAAGCATCGACAATTGCCTGAACGTCGCCGACCAGTACGACGTGCAAGTGGCGATCCACACCGACACCCTCAACGAATCCGGCTTCGTCGAAACCACCCTCGGCGCGTTCAAGGGCCGCACCATCCACACCTACCACACCGAGGGAGCCGGTGGCGGCCATGCGCCGGACATCATCAAGGCCTGCGGTTTCCCGAACGTGCTGCCGAGTTCCACCAACCCGACCCGGCCGTTCACCCGCAACACCATCGACGAACACCTCGACATGCTGATGGTCTGCCATCACCTGGACCCGAGCATCGCCGAAGACGTCGCATTTGCCGAAAGCCGCATCCGCCGCGAGACAATTGCCGCCGAAGACATCCTCCACGACCTCGGCGCGTTCTCGATGATCAGCTCCGACAGCCAGGCCATGGGCCGTGTCGGCGAAGTCATCACGCGCACCTGGCAGACCGCCGACAAGATGAAGAAGCAGCGCGGCCCGCTGCCGCAGGACGGCGCAGGCAACGACAACTTCCGCGCCAAGCGCTACATCGCCAAGTACACCATCAACCCGGCGATCACCCACGGCATCAGCCACGAAGTCGGCTCGGTGGAAGTCGGCAAATGGGCGGATCTGGTGCTCTGGCGCCCGGCATTTTTTGGCGTGAAACCGACGCTGATCCTCAAGGGCGGCGCGATTGCCGCCAGCCTGATGGGCGATGCCAACGCGTCGATCCCGACCCCGCAACCGGTGCACTACCGCCCGATGTTCGCCAGTTACGGCGGATCGCTGCATGCCACCAGCCTGACCTTTATCAGTCAGGCGGCGCAGGAAGCCGGGTTGCCTGAAGCGTTGGGATTGAAGAAGAAAATCGGCGTGGTCAAAGGCTGCCGTGATGTGCAGAAGACCGACCTGATCCACAACGATTATCTGCCCAACATCGACGTCGATCCGCAGACGTATCAGGTCAAGGCGGACGGTGTGTTGCTCTGGTGTGAGCCGGCAGAAACCTTGCCGATGGCACAGCGGTACTTTTTGTTTTGA
- a CDS encoding urease subunit beta produces the protein MIPGQYQIQPGDIELNVGRRTLSLKVANSGDRPIQVGSHYHFFETNDALTFDRAASRGMRLNIPAGTAVRFEPGQSREVELVDYAGHRRVFGFAGRVMGDL, from the coding sequence ATGATTCCCGGCCAGTACCAGATCCAGCCCGGCGACATCGAACTCAACGTCGGCCGCCGCACCCTCAGCCTGAAAGTCGCCAACAGTGGCGACCGGCCGATCCAGGTCGGTTCGCACTATCACTTTTTCGAGACCAACGACGCCCTGACCTTTGACCGCGCCGCCAGCCGTGGCATGCGCCTGAATATCCCGGCCGGCACCGCCGTGCGCTTCGAGCCGGGGCAGAGCCGCGAGGTGGAACTGGTGGATTACGCCGGGCACCGGCGGGTGTTCGGGTTTGCCGGGCGGGTCATGGGTGATCTCTAA
- a CDS encoding GNAT family N-acetyltransferase has protein sequence MNAAQLRRVNAESFAHYRQGLIDLLLDAVGYGASVGFMADLDAAQARAYFDEVQDNVNKGSVLLWVVVKDEQVQASVQLSLCQKANGLNRAEVQKLLVREHARRRGLGQQLMSALELEAAKHKRGMLYLDTEAGSPAEDFYKALGYSRAGEIPDYACDPHGTYRPTALYYKILQGARP, from the coding sequence ATGAACGCTGCCCAACTGCGCCGCGTCAACGCTGAAAGTTTTGCGCACTATCGTCAGGGCCTGATCGACCTGCTGCTCGATGCGGTGGGCTATGGCGCCAGCGTCGGCTTCATGGCCGACCTCGATGCCGCCCAGGCCCGCGCCTATTTCGATGAGGTCCAGGACAACGTGAACAAGGGCAGCGTGTTGCTCTGGGTGGTGGTCAAGGACGAACAGGTGCAGGCCAGCGTGCAACTGAGCCTGTGCCAGAAGGCCAACGGTCTCAATCGCGCCGAAGTGCAGAAACTGCTGGTGCGCGAACACGCCCGCCGACGCGGCCTCGGCCAGCAATTGATGAGCGCGCTGGAACTCGAAGCGGCCAAGCACAAGCGCGGCATGCTCTACCTCGACACCGAGGCCGGTTCCCCCGCCGAAGATTTCTACAAGGCCCTGGGTTACAGCCGCGCCGGTGAAATTCCCGACTACGCCTGCGACCCGCACGGCACCTATCGCCCGACCGCCCTCTATTACAAGATCCTGCAAGGAGCCCGGCCATGA
- a CDS encoding GNAT family N-acetyltransferase yields MTYTIRDALHADLPAIRDIYNDAVLNTTAIWNESAVDLGNRQAWFSARQAQAYPILVIVGGDNAVLGYASFGDWRPFDGFRHTVEHSVYVRSDQRGNGLGPQLMGALIERARACGKHVMVAAIESGNAASIRLHERAGFSITGQMPQVGTKFGRWLDLTFMQLTLNPGAEPPDANKE; encoded by the coding sequence ATGACTTACACGATTCGCGACGCCCTCCACGCCGACCTGCCGGCGATCCGTGACATCTACAACGATGCGGTGCTCAACACCACGGCGATCTGGAACGAGTCGGCGGTCGACCTCGGCAACCGTCAGGCCTGGTTCAGTGCACGTCAGGCCCAGGCGTATCCGATTCTGGTGATCGTCGGCGGCGACAACGCGGTGCTCGGCTACGCTTCATTCGGTGACTGGCGGCCGTTCGACGGCTTTCGCCATACCGTCGAGCACTCGGTCTATGTGCGCAGCGATCAACGCGGCAATGGCCTTGGCCCGCAATTGATGGGCGCCCTGATCGAACGGGCAAGGGCCTGCGGCAAACATGTCATGGTCGCCGCCATCGAAAGTGGCAACGCCGCCTCCATTCGTCTCCATGAGCGCGCCGGTTTCAGCATCACCGGCCAGATGCCGCAGGTCGGCACCAAGTTCGGTCGCTGGCTCGACCTGACGTTCATGCAACTGACCCTCAACCCCGGCGCGGAGCCGCCTGACGCCAACAAGGAGTGA
- the ureA gene encoding urease subunit gamma, with product MDLTPREKDKLLIFTAGLVAERRLARGVKLNYPEAMAYISAALLEGARDGQTVAELMHYGTTLLSREQVMEGIPEMIPEIQVEATFPDGTKLVTVHQPIV from the coding sequence ATGGACCTGACCCCACGCGAGAAAGACAAGCTGCTGATCTTCACCGCCGGCCTCGTCGCCGAGCGGCGACTGGCCCGCGGCGTGAAACTCAATTACCCGGAGGCCATGGCCTACATCTCCGCCGCGCTGCTGGAAGGCGCGCGTGATGGCCAGACCGTGGCCGAGCTGATGCACTACGGCACCACCCTGCTGAGCCGCGAGCAAGTGATGGAAGGCATCCCGGAAATGATCCCCGAGATCCAGGTCGAAGCGACGTTCCCCGATGGCACCAAACTGGTCACCGTCCACCAACCGATCGTCTGA
- a CDS encoding urease accessory protein UreD has product MNSTVSPALFTPSWHAELELAYARFGDCTRPVQRRHIGPLRVQKHLYAEGPEVCQHIIVHPPGGIAGGDRLDISARVEAHAWAQITSPGAAKWYRAGGPAYQKLDLQVAAGATLEWLPQETIVYSAAQAELSTSIELEGDARLFYWDVVALGRPASGERFDRGHFQAHLDIRRDGRLLWHERQRVVGGDGLLDSPIGLDGNPVFATLLVTGEIEAEMLERCRSLGHEVRGDLTQLPGLLVARCLASEALLARAWLIDLWRLLRPVLLDREAVSPRIWST; this is encoded by the coding sequence ATGAATTCGACTGTTTCACCTGCCCTGTTTACCCCGAGCTGGCATGCCGAGCTGGAGCTGGCCTACGCCCGCTTCGGCGACTGCACGCGCCCGGTTCAGCGTCGACACATCGGTCCGCTGCGGGTGCAAAAGCATCTGTACGCCGAAGGACCTGAAGTCTGCCAACACATCATCGTCCACCCGCCGGGCGGGATTGCCGGCGGCGACCGACTGGACATCAGCGCCCGCGTCGAAGCGCACGCCTGGGCGCAGATCACCAGCCCCGGCGCGGCGAAGTGGTATCGCGCGGGCGGGCCGGCTTATCAGAAGCTCGACTTGCAAGTCGCGGCCGGGGCGACGCTGGAATGGCTGCCGCAGGAAACCATCGTCTACAGCGCGGCGCAGGCTGAGCTGAGCACTTCGATTGAACTGGAAGGCGATGCCCGGCTGTTCTACTGGGATGTGGTGGCGCTGGGTCGCCCGGCCAGTGGTGAACGTTTCGACCGCGGGCATTTTCAGGCGCATCTGGATATTCGCCGTGATGGTCGATTGCTCTGGCACGAGCGCCAGCGCGTTGTTGGCGGTGACGGCTTGCTTGATTCACCGATCGGGCTGGACGGTAATCCGGTGTTTGCGACGTTGTTGGTCACCGGTGAGATTGAGGCTGAAATGCTTGAGCGCTGCCGCTCGCTGGGCCACGAAGTGCGAGGGGATCTGACGCAATTGCCGGGGCTGTTGGTGGCCCGTTGTCTGGCCAGTGAGGCATTGCTCGCCCGCGCCTGGCTCATCGACTTATGGCGTTTGCTGCGGCCGGTGCTTCTGGATCGCGAGGCGGTGTCACCGAGAATATGGAGCACCTGA
- the urtE gene encoding urea ABC transporter ATP-binding subunit UrtE, whose product MLQVQQLHQYYGGSHILRGLSFDVKVGEVTCLLGRNGVGKTTLLKCLMGLLPAKEGAVNWEGKPITTFKPHQRVHAGIAYVPQGREIFGRLTVEENLLMGLSRFPGSEAKEVPSFIYELFPVLLQMKQRRGGDLSGGQQQQLAIGRALASRPRLLILDEPTEGIQPSVIKEIGAVIKTLAARGDMAILLVEQFYDFAAELADQYLVMSRGEIVQQGRGENMEAEGVRGLVTI is encoded by the coding sequence ATGCTACAGGTCCAACAACTTCATCAGTACTACGGCGGTAGCCACATCCTCCGGGGCCTCAGTTTTGATGTGAAGGTCGGCGAAGTCACCTGCCTGCTCGGACGCAACGGCGTGGGCAAGACCACCCTGCTCAAATGCCTGATGGGCCTGTTGCCGGCCAAGGAAGGTGCGGTGAACTGGGAGGGCAAACCGATCACCACGTTCAAGCCGCACCAGCGCGTTCACGCCGGTATTGCTTACGTGCCGCAAGGCCGGGAAATCTTCGGACGGCTGACCGTGGAAGAAAACCTGTTGATGGGGCTGTCACGGTTTCCCGGCAGCGAAGCCAAAGAAGTGCCAAGTTTCATCTACGAACTGTTCCCGGTGCTGCTACAAATGAAGCAGCGTCGCGGCGGTGACTTGTCCGGCGGGCAGCAACAGCAACTGGCAATCGGTCGCGCACTGGCCAGCCGTCCGCGCTTGCTGATCCTCGACGAACCCACCGAAGGCATCCAGCCGTCAGTGATCAAGGAGATCGGCGCGGTGATCAAGACACTCGCAGCCCGTGGCGACATGGCGATTTTGCTAGTCGAGCAATTCTACGATTTCGCCGCCGAGCTGGCCGATCAGTACCTGGTGATGTCCCGGGGCGAGATCGTCCAGCAAGGTCGCGGTGAAAATATGGAGGCCGAGGGTGTACGCGGACTGGTCACGATCTAA
- the urtD gene encoding urea ABC transporter ATP-binding protein UrtD, protein MRVTATAEFMLEPAFFPVEPNKDEGTSRDSIGLGQRVGPGLDTRHGTILTLEDISVSFDGFRALNNLNLYIGVGELRCIIGPNGAGKTTLMDVITGKTRPSHGKAWFGETLDLTQMSEVQIAQAGIGRKFQKPTVFEALSVFENLELAQKTDKSVWASLRARLSGEQRDRISEVLETIRLTTSVNRPAGLLSHGQKQFLEIGMLLMQDPQLLLLDEPVAGMTDAETEFTAELFKSLAGKHSLMVVEHDMGFVGSIADHVTVLHQGSVLAEGSLEQVQENERVIEVYLGR, encoded by the coding sequence ATGAGAGTGACAGCCACTGCCGAATTCATGCTGGAACCGGCGTTTTTCCCGGTGGAGCCGAACAAGGACGAGGGCACCAGCCGCGACTCGATCGGCCTCGGCCAACGCGTCGGCCCGGGCCTCGACACCCGGCACGGCACGATCCTGACCCTGGAGGACATCAGCGTCAGCTTCGACGGCTTCCGCGCCCTGAACAATCTCAACCTGTACATCGGCGTCGGTGAGCTGCGTTGCATCATCGGCCCCAACGGCGCGGGCAAGACCACGCTGATGGACGTGATCACCGGCAAGACCCGGCCCAGTCACGGTAAGGCCTGGTTCGGTGAAACCCTGGACCTGACGCAAATGAGCGAAGTGCAGATCGCCCAGGCTGGCATTGGCCGCAAGTTCCAGAAGCCGACGGTGTTCGAAGCCCTCAGCGTGTTTGAAAACCTCGAGCTGGCGCAGAAGACCGACAAGTCGGTGTGGGCCAGTTTGCGTGCGCGGTTGAGCGGCGAGCAGCGTGATCGCATCAGCGAAGTGCTGGAGACCATTCGCCTGACCACCTCGGTCAATCGCCCGGCGGGTTTGCTGTCCCACGGCCAGAAGCAGTTCCTGGAGATCGGCATGCTGCTGATGCAGGACCCACAACTGCTTCTGCTCGACGAACCGGTGGCGGGCATGACCGACGCCGAAACCGAGTTCACCGCCGAGCTGTTCAAATCGCTGGCGGGCAAGCATTCGCTGATGGTGGTTGAACATGACATGGGCTTTGTCGGCTCGATTGCCGACCACGTCACCGTGTTGCACCAGGGCAGCGTGCTGGCTGAAGGCTCGCTTGAGCAGGTGCAGGAAAACGAGCGGGTGATCGAGGTCTACCTGGGCCGATGA
- the urtC gene encoding urea ABC transporter permease subunit UrtC encodes MNQPLLVTATQKAGPKVTMAVGAVILALLIALPLLSLLAPDNALHVSAYTLTLVGKILCYAIVALALDLVWGYAGLLSLGHGLFFALGGYAMGMYLMRQAAGDGLPAFMTFLSWTELPWYWSGTSSFVWSMCLVVLAPGLLALVFGFFAFRSRIKGVYFSIMTQALTFAGMLLFFRNETGFGGNNGFTNFRTILGFGITEPGTRAVLFLATVLLLVASLFIGWRLAQSKFGRVLTALRDAENRLMFCGYDPRGFKLFVWVLSAVLCGLAGALYVPQVGIINPSEMSPTNSIEAAVWVALGGRGTLIGPLLGAGVVNGMKSWFTVAFPEYWLFFLGALFIVVTLYLPKGVIGLLKKRGES; translated from the coding sequence ATGAATCAGCCTCTGTTAGTCACGGCCACACAAAAGGCCGGACCGAAAGTCACGATGGCGGTCGGTGCGGTGATTCTCGCGCTGCTGATCGCCCTGCCGTTGCTGTCGTTGTTGGCGCCGGACAATGCGCTGCACGTCTCGGCCTACACGCTGACGCTGGTCGGCAAAATCCTCTGCTACGCCATCGTCGCCCTGGCGCTGGATCTGGTCTGGGGTTACGCCGGCTTGCTGTCGCTGGGCCATGGCCTGTTCTTCGCCCTCGGCGGTTACGCGATGGGCATGTACCTGATGCGTCAGGCGGCCGGCGATGGCTTGCCGGCGTTCATGACCTTTCTGTCGTGGACGGAACTACCGTGGTACTGGAGCGGCACCAGCAGCTTTGTCTGGTCGATGTGCCTGGTGGTGTTGGCACCGGGTCTGCTGGCGCTGGTGTTCGGCTTCTTTGCCTTCCGCTCGCGGATCAAGGGTGTGTATTTCTCGATCATGACCCAGGCCCTGACCTTCGCCGGCATGCTTCTGTTTTTCCGCAACGAGACCGGGTTTGGCGGCAACAACGGCTTCACCAACTTCCGCACGATCCTCGGTTTCGGCATCACCGAGCCAGGCACCCGCGCGGTGTTGTTTCTGGCCACGGTGCTGTTGCTGGTCGCCAGTCTGTTCATCGGCTGGCGCCTGGCGCAGAGCAAGTTCGGCCGGGTGCTGACCGCGCTGCGCGATGCAGAAAACCGCTTGATGTTCTGCGGCTACGACCCGCGCGGTTTCAAGCTGTTTGTCTGGGTGTTGAGTGCGGTGTTGTGCGGACTGGCCGGTGCGTTGTACGTGCCGCAGGTCGGCATCATCAACCCCAGCGAAATGTCGCCGACCAACTCGATTGAAGCGGCGGTGTGGGTGGCCCTCGGCGGCCGTGGCACGCTGATCGGCCCGCTGCTCGGCGCCGGCGTGGTCAACGGCATGAAGAGCTGGTTCACCGTGGCCTTCCCCGAATACTGGCTGTTCTTCCTCGGCGCGCTGTTCATCGTCGTGACGTTGTACCTGCCCAAAGGCGTGATCGGTCTGCTGAAGAAACGAGGTGAATCATGA
- the urtB gene encoding urea ABC transporter permease subunit UrtB, whose product MPTAIYRLFLIIALLLPMTAFAGDAEDFVAANPVQQAKLLEAWAAQPEPARVELINALQQGELTIDGQPKTLRLNNRLRGLIDTALASHQLLAADAKIRLAAAQQLQKSAKPAQLKFLDQQLAGEKDPGVHDALSLALANLQLVDTDPAVRLAAVRLLGETGDPLARTRLEGLLEPGVESDGGVRTAVETSLAQVKRKLLIGEVLGQAFSGMSLGSILLLAALGLAITFGLLGVINMAHGEMLMLGAYSTYVVQLMFQRYAPQAIEFYPLIALPVAFFVTAAIGMALERTVIRHLYGRPLETLLATWGISLMLIQLVRLLFGAQNVEVANPAWLSGGIQVLPNLVLPYNRIVIIAFALFVVVLTWLLLNKTRLGLNVRAVTQNRNMAACCGVPTGRVDMLAFGLGSGIAGLGGVALSQIGNVGPDLGQSYIIDSFLVVVLGGVGQLAGSVLAAFGLGIANKILEPQIGAVLGKILILALIILFIQKRPQGLFALKGRVID is encoded by the coding sequence ATGCCCACTGCCATATACCGCTTGTTTCTGATCATCGCACTGCTGTTGCCGATGACTGCCTTTGCCGGCGACGCCGAAGACTTCGTCGCCGCCAATCCCGTGCAACAAGCCAAACTGCTGGAAGCCTGGGCCGCGCAGCCCGAGCCGGCGCGTGTCGAGCTGATCAATGCCTTGCAACAAGGCGAACTGACGATCGACGGCCAGCCAAAAACCCTGCGCCTGAACAACCGCCTGCGGGGTCTGATCGACACCGCGCTGGCCAGCCACCAATTGCTCGCCGCCGACGCCAAAATCCGTCTGGCCGCGGCGCAGCAATTGCAGAAAAGCGCGAAACCCGCGCAGCTGAAATTCCTCGACCAGCAACTGGCTGGCGAAAAAGACCCCGGCGTGCACGATGCCCTGAGCCTGGCCCTGGCCAATCTGCAACTGGTGGATACCGACCCGGCAGTGCGTCTGGCCGCCGTGCGCCTGCTCGGGGAAACCGGCGACCCACTGGCCCGCACCCGCCTCGAAGGCTTGCTCGAACCCGGCGTCGAAAGCGATGGCGGTGTGCGCACGGCCGTCGAAACCAGCCTCGCCCAAGTCAAACGCAAACTGTTGATCGGCGAAGTGTTGGGGCAGGCGTTCAGCGGCATGTCCCTCGGCTCGATCCTGCTGCTCGCCGCGCTCGGTCTGGCGATCACCTTCGGCCTGCTCGGGGTGATCAATATGGCCCACGGCGAGATGCTGATGCTCGGCGCCTACTCGACCTATGTCGTGCAGTTGATGTTCCAGCGCTATGCCCCGCAAGCCATCGAGTTCTATCCGCTGATCGCGCTGCCGGTGGCGTTCTTTGTCACGGCGGCGATCGGCATGGCACTGGAACGCACGGTGATTCGTCACCTCTATGGCCGGCCGCTGGAAACCCTGCTCGCCACCTGGGGCATCAGCCTGATGCTGATCCAGTTGGTGCGCCTGCTGTTCGGCGCGCAGAACGTCGAAGTGGCAAACCCGGCGTGGCTGTCCGGCGGCATTCAAGTGCTGCCGAATCTGGTGCTGCCGTACAACCGCATCGTGATCATCGCCTTCGCCCTGTTCGTGGTGGTACTGACCTGGCTGCTGCTGAACAAAACCCGTCTGGGTCTCAACGTCCGCGCCGTCACCCAGAACCGCAACATGGCCGCCTGCTGCGGCGTGCCCACCGGGCGCGTGGACATGCTCGCCTTCGGCCTCGGCTCGGGCATCGCCGGCCTCGGTGGTGTGGCGCTGAGCCAGATCGGCAACGTCGGTCCGGACCTCGGCCAGAGCTACATCATCGACTCGTTCCTGGTGGTGGTACTCGGCGGTGTCGGGCAACTGGCCGGTAGCGTGCTGGCCGCGTTCGGCCTGGGTATCGCCAACAAGATTCTTGAACCGCAGATCGGTGCGGTGCTCGGCAAAATCCTGATCCTCGCGCTGATCATTCTGTTTATCCAGAAACGTCCGCAAGGCCTCTTCGCACTGAAAGGACGGGTGATCGACTGA